TTGGGAGGTTCTGATGATGATGGAGACGCCACTGAAGAAGATTTGCCACATCGTGGACGCCCGCCAAAGAACCTAAACAATTTGCAAAGGGAAATGTTATCACCGCGTAGCTCTCGCAATAGCAGTTTGTCACCAGGAAAATACTTAACTCCAACGAAACGTCGAAAGCGCGAGGAGCAAACTTCTGGTGGTATAGGGGAGGAAAATGTTGGAACATCTACTCAACTGACTCAAAAAATACAAGCAGAGAGTTTCGTTATGAAGTTGTTCGATCGTAGTCTTGATCTCTCAAAGTATACGGAACAAACCGCTTTATATCCTATTTGTCGCGCCTGGATGTCCAACCAACCACGAAACCCAAATATTCGTAGCTATCGTGACAGAAGATCACCATCACCAGTTGAACGGGATAATAATGCGTCTGAAATGCTCCAAAAgttaaaaagtagtgaaattcGAGAAGTGAGGGCCATGCCGGCATCACAACCcactaattttccaaaaatacctATATTGAATCGCAAAATACCGAGCACAAAGGAAATAGATGCTGAAATTTTTGGTAAAGATGGATTAGAGTTAAATACTAGCAAAGATGATCTACTAGGGATACATTTGAATAAATGGACAGAACTCAAATCGGATTGGCTGAAGCAGAACAGAAATTATCAGAAGCGTtatgaaacaaattatttaatctTACAAGAACTATTTAAGCCTTAGATGTACCAATATAACTTTGATTTACTTGACTGTTTATTTGAGTGTTTTATAGTATATTAAAGAAATGAAATCTTTGTTTCGAAGACATTCACACCACACACTGCATGCTATTGATGTGATTCGCTATTGAGAATGAATTTCTCAATCTCAAGACGAATGTTTAGTGACCCAGGGTTATTATACTGATTTCGATATTGTCtggtgtaaaataaataatttaaatttaaaaataagcgTTTTTATGTCTCTTATTCTAAATCTCGTTCTCTTATACCTATATACTTCCAACACACGGACGCCAGAAAACGTACATtagacgttgttgttgttgtagcagcataaacattcccggtgcatatacggggaatgctgctgaagtgacagtccttgaccggatataaatccgggtcgttccggttacgatgttgttgttgttttaacaacataggtagccctgtcagtgtaggcatatcatcggtcgtcttcgtctagctcatctaggggtaggcccaggaaacatactgtttcgacaggttgggtccagagggagaggggggttagatgagtcggtttaagggggcatgtgaagaggtggttagtgtcgtgcggggtaccttcacatgccggttacggttacgtagaacccactgtcgtgggaacgtacaTTAGACGTTCTCTGCGGACGCTTCTAGAcatgatgaaaaaaattcagcaggtgtggccaatatcatctctcagcgaatttggctAACATACCCAAAGCGATTTCGTGATTTtaacaagtctgacgtcaggtgacttaccaatacaaaacaaacaaaaggaggagaaaatacatgtttgtgaaaattaagtggatggcttggtaatattgtagTTTGCGATATTTAACTAACAAATGAAAATTACGTTCCgcgttttaaattgtggaaACACACATTAATATAATGCTTCCAAATTAAGTTTTTATGCGGAGGACACCGTCTGCacgtgtgcgtataatttcttgtgtttggtttgtttgtttgttaacagtaatagtagcCCCGCCAGTGTAGGGCATAGCACCGgttgtcttcgtctagctcatttaaaggtaggcccaggaaacatgctgtttcgacggttTGGATCCGGAGGGAGAGGGTTTGGTTGTTACCAGAGGTTATgatagcggtttgtttacgaaaaaactgagattgtgttggcgaaaaacgaaaaaaattcacTCAGCCTATGCTCAAGAATGCGTCTTCGTTGCGACGTCTTGTTCTAAGAATACAcaatcaaaacttaaattggAGGAGATATTGAGGGACAAAGGTCAATATTTTCTtacgtattttgtttttatattaacgTTTTTGAAATTCGTAGCGGAACGGTACACACGGTACATATTCTTTACTTACCATTATAGTTTACCGAAAAATACAGAACTGCGAAGAAAGTGGATGAATGTATGATTTGTGAAAGCCATATActagtatgcaattttattggCACTGAGGTGCCTTCTTATGCTCCTTAACTGAGGATATAGGGACCACGCCAGGGGCCCTTCTTCATTGTCTTTGAAGAGATGTCATGATTTTATTTATCTAGCAACTTGTTCCGATTAAACTATTAACTGAATTTTATTAGATGTATCGTCTTATCATTTCTTGACATCATTTTAGCACCAActttgtgattgttgttgtaAAGCAGAAATATTATTCACAAATGTTAGGGGAATGCTACTGAGGTGACAGTCCTTGGGCGGACTGTCCGGCTATTCACCTTTCGCGGGAACATGCCACAAGCTTGTGCTGCTAATGTTGACGTTTTCATGTGAACAAAAGAGCTGAAATCTATATAAAGCAACATTTCACTGAAACTATTGTAAAATCTAATATTCTCTCTAAACAGAAAAATTTCAAGAGTTCCCCATACCTTTTGACTCCGCACTCACTCCAGTTTATGTTTCGTGCGGGTGCAAGTTggaagtgattttttttaatatttcgggGAAAATCAAATAGTAGCACAATGTAGTACAGTCtaatcgtgatagtccgacacaTACGGGACCGACTCGTTGTCGGATTATCAAATATTCCGGACTACCGAAGGTTCCATTTAATGACttgaaaagatagaaaaaaatcacatcaacaccgtcagaaatcgcgagagaactggcgtcgttcaaatttaatgacaaatacgttgtgaccgggaaacaaaacacaatcccCCTCTACTGCTCTGCTAcgaccaaggcgaatttattctaggtgacagcaaacacatataagtaaaaccctacatgtatttgtttgttgttgttgtttacggtacactagacagggctagtgtactggggcggcagcccttggtcgggaaaaacccgagtcattccggtaacgtagaaccggctgccatgggaatggcatgtatttgttgttgcgtttggtgaaaccatcacgtcaaaatcagcaagcaaatgtaaacataccaatacatacaaacaaagcatatcattttgacgtaagccatacctacggtgaaaaattcagctgggtgaatgctgtcaccttaataaatccaccttggctacgactgatcaaaataaaataatgccaattgCATCCATAGACGTTATGAGGTTGTCGGATTACCGAACGTGTCGGATTAAGAAATGCCGAACTATCACGATTGTACTGTATAACGTAAATATGCTATAATTAAATAGTGCGCGTAAGTGTGGTTGCTTTGTGGCTTGGCATATTTTTAGGTGAAAGTTGAATATGTGAAGTTACGTCTTTTACGCACTTTACGTTTTTTGAATCTGACATGTTTTGCATGAATttcgatgcaaaaaatattacctGTGGTAACActgcttttgaataaaaataacccCGGCTGGttaactttgttttgtttgttactTTATTACTTCTGCTACTTCTGTTCATATATACGCAGAGAATATCGTATATTTTGCTTTCTGTTGCAATTGGAGAATTCGGgatttaattatgaaaataaatagaaaatacattaaaattattgcgttaataaaatttaagtctTAAAGAAAGTTGAAACAAGATAACATCTAgttactgaaataaaaaaaaattgttcttaatAAAACAGTATATGAGTGGATGTGTGTGGATGTATTATATCCTGAGTAATACGTagataatgaaatttttctcgAGTTAAATAGCTTTTCAATCGTCGATTGCAAGATAACGCAAATCTGTTTAACTTAGAATTTGTGAAATCTTCGAAGAATAATTGTATACTTAAACAGACCTTCATAGGGAGGTAAGTAAATATTCACACTCCATTTAAGATCTCAGGTTGGGTACAGTATTGTTTCACTTTATcctttatttaaaagtatttgttATACTTTTTGTGCTGCGTAGGTTTTGTGTGGTTTAATGGAATAAGTACTAGCGACATCCTCTTTTTTGTGAGATATATTGGGAATTTGTAAATGAAGCTCACAGGAAACGTTGGATTAgtgcttattttattaaaattagcaccactctttttatttgtatgaacaATAAATCAAGATTTTAAATCGTACAAAACTCCTAAGGCGCCAGTCGAATTAACAATAGCTGAAAAGCAGGGCTGAAATAGTGTGCTGTCagaagcaaacaaaacaaaatgaatgCGAATAAAACCAAAGCAATATAGAAACATATATACGTGCAAtcttttttgttagaaatttcATTAGAATGACAGGGTAGGTGGCTTACAACcccaaaaatatgtatatataagtacatctatatatttaaaaacaatattcctgcgGCGTGGTattcctgccgggcagcaggtgccAGGGGTATATAGACATTTAATATTTCGAGCTCACCGAGCTGACCGATTAGCTAGACTTTTACATTCAATGGTGTTGTCCCTTCGGTTGATACCTTCGATAAGACGATATTGCCCAGTATGGTGCACTATAAACGTTTAACCACTACCAGTGTATCGCTCGCGATAATTGCGGTGATTACCAGCGAGGAGgtactgttcagttttgtttcTAAGACCACAGCTATCAATATTCCGTGCGGGTTCATAAAATCGGCTATCTCGGAAATCTTGGTCGCGAGTCCGGGATCATCTACGCCAGCTCGATCCCGTTCATCCTCGCCTAAATAATCTAAATTCGGAGATTCGACCACTGGTAGTTTCTTATGTTTCGCTCAATAGTAGTGATAATATGTACCAAGCGCATGCTGATGATGTCATTTCTGTAGTTCATGGGACAGAAGACAATCATTTATGTCTTTTAGGTTATTTTAACTGATATGATGTACGTTAGTCAGAAGCATCTCAAGTTTTGCTGTCACGCCAATGAATCGTACTAAAATTCTCATTGATAATCCTTAATCTAAACAAGGTAATAAATACGCTTATAAATTGGATAGAGTTCTGGATCTTATTTTTGTTAGTGATAATATACTTTTCATCAATTTCGACTACTATGAATCACGTTTCTTTAATTGTTAATGtcaaattttataacttttcgTCTTCTACTTTAAATgacgaaatttattaaattttaattacaaagcttatgacttttttaatattaaatagccAAAATCTTAAGCTGCAATTATTCTCCTCTTCTGATGTTCAGAATGTTTCGTGTTAACAGTTGCGTAGAATAGATCATTTTTAATATACTGTCATATTACAATAGCGAACTAAAAACCATTAATTATTTGaggcataaatttaaaaaaaatcgagaaatGTGGGAAACTAATTTTCTTTGCAGAAAATCAGAAATATTTCAAGGAGTTTAACTGTTCGgataaatttctttatatgaatattaaagcaaattcgaaaatttGGGCTTTGTTGAAGTTGAAAGTTTGCTCGTAATCGTACTAATGttgctaagatttttttcaaaattttctactgACCGTGTTCGTTATATGTTCGATTTCGATTCTTCAATAAACTCGCCTGTCAATTTTGGCTCTTTGAGTTTGTCATCTGATGATGCCTTTTATAGGATCAACAagcttaaggggttacgccactctagctactgtaaaaaagcagttttttaaggattttttttacattgaaagaaaggtgccaggaaaaaactttttaagtatattattaagcatgtatttaagtgtaattacaaatatttttattgaaaaatattacaaaatggcgcctttggagtgaatctctgaacgcgccctgcgaaaaaggcacttcacggcaagcagtacaactgacgtaaatgtccacctaaaccaaattaaaaacattcttctcaatcgacgtgagtatagctgtagaaatacgtacgggattttagaaatattgaaatttgtgtattttgcagatgtttgaagtcaaaagtagaatttttcgtctaaaatggaaccgttaattgtttataaaaatttttctaattaattaa
The sequence above is drawn from the Anastrepha obliqua isolate idAnaObli1 chromosome 4, idAnaObli1_1.0, whole genome shotgun sequence genome and encodes:
- the LOC129246290 gene encoding protein lin-37 homolog, which gives rise to MRTPTQRRKGQNDIQLARGRFRNVLNDALGGSDDDGDATEEDLPHRGRPPKNLNNLQREMLSPRSSRNSSLSPGKYLTPTKRRKREEQTSGGIGEENVGTSTQLTQKIQAESFVMKLFDRSLDLSKYTEQTALYPICRAWMSNQPRNPNIRSYRDRRSPSPVERDNNASEMLQKLKSSEIREVRAMPASQPTNFPKIPILNRKIPSTKEIDAEIFGKDGLELNTSKDDLLGIHLNKWTELKSDWLKQNRNYQKRYETNYLILQELFKP